Genomic DNA from Desulfurivibrio alkaliphilus AHT 2:
CAGGCTGTTTGAGGCCAGCAGTTGCGGGACAAAAGGAGAAAAATCGCCACCGGCGAAGTCGGTGGCCAGGCCGCCGGCCTCTTTGAGCAGGGCGATGCCCGCCGCCGTGTCCCAGGGTTTGAGGTTGATTTCCCAGAAACCGTCCAGGCGGCCACAGGCCACGTAGGCCAGATCCAGGGCTGCCGCCCCGGCCCGCCTGATGCCCTGGGCCTTGGGCAGCATGGCCCGCAGCACCTCCACCACCTTCGCCACCTCATCACCTTTTTCCACGACGCTGTAAGGAAAGCCGGTGGCCAACAGGGCCTGCTCCAGGCTGTTGGTCCGGGAAACCCGGATGGGCCGGCCGTTGAGCCAGGCCCCGGCCCCTGCGGCGGCACAGAAAAACTCTTCGCTAACCGGGTTGTAGATTACCCCGGCCCGGCATTCACCATCCTCCAGATAACCGATGGAAACCGCGAACCAGGGAAAGGCGTGGGCGAAGTTGGTGGTGCCGTCCAGGGGGTCGATTACCCACAGGGGACCACTGATGGCGGTTTTTTCGGTAACGGGCGCGGATTCCTCGGCCAGCACGGCGATGCCCGGGTGGTCGCGCTGCAATACCTTTAACACAGCCTGCTCCGAGGCCAGATCGGCTTCGGTGACCAGATCGATCCGCCCTTTATGATTGATCTTGAGGGGGGTGTCATATTTGCGGCGCAGAACCTCGCCGGCGGCAAAGGCGGCCCGGCCGGCACTGTCCAGGATGGCCGCCAGCCGGCGATCACGGCAGCGGGCCAGCGAATGTTGCAGACGATCCATGGCTGATTTTTCCCTTTACAGTAGTTTTGATTTCTCGCCTGGTAATCTTACTCAGCCGTGGCAAGGCTGTCCAGCATGTAGATGGGCGGGCGGTAGGCGGGGTGGTCTACTCTTTTTCCGGGTGGTCCCGAAAAGAGGCGGAATTTCTCGGAACCCGTTATGAAAGCGAGCTCGCCCGGCGCCTCGATCGGCTGAGCGCTTATCTCTCCGGGGGGAAAAGGCCAGCCGGCGGCATTGAGTCGCTCGCCAAATAGACGATCAAGGACGGCGGCAAAAACAGGACCAAGGTAAAAGCCGCTTGAATTTGATTTTCTAATCTGCGTATCCTGTAGAAAAGTGACGAAAACAAACCGATGGCGCCCGGGAGGACAGTTATGCAAACCTGCGTTATGCTGACCCGCCGCCGAAGGGCAACATTGCAAGGACCTGATCCGGACCTTGCCGCCGGAGCGAGGAGTCTCCTTTTGGGGAGAAGGTAAGCAATTTAGCAAATCGGAGGTGTATCATGGGAACAGTGGCAAAAATCATTGAGTTAAGCGCCGATTCGGAAAAATCCTTTGAAGACGCCTTGGCCGTGGGCATTGCCCGGGCCACGAAGACCTTGAAAAATGTCAAAAGCGTCTGGATACAGGACCAGGAGGTAATGATCGAGAACAACGCCCCCAAAAAATACCGGATCCACCTGAAGGTTACCTTCGTGCTCGAATGAAGGCTCCCAACCAGCAGCTGCACCCGGGGCCGAATGCGGCCGCCCCGTATGTTGGCGCCGTATAAGCTTTCGGCCAAGGGCGCCATCATTTTCCAGCGCGCTGCAGGTCCGGTCGGTCCAGCTCTGGCATCCAGGGTTACGGCAATACTGTTTTGCCCTGCCTGGCTCGGTTTTCGTCGCGGTCGCGCTCTCCCGGCTTGAGCAATCGGAACTGGCAGGAATCGCCGGGCGCGACTTGGTGAAAGCGGCCACGGTAGGCAACGGTGACCAGGTTGGCGGTGAAGGCGCAACTGGAAATCTTGAGCAGATCGTGGTCGGCCTCAACGGCCAGGATCTGCCGCCGATAGCGTAACCGAACCTTCAGGCAGCCGAGGTCGGCGGGCAGCGACGGGTCGAAATGGAGAATATTGGCTCGCATCTCGATGCCGAGATAGCAACGCTGCACCAGATCGATCGTCCCGGCCATCGCCCCGACATGAATACCCTCCGGGGTGGTGCCGCCTTGAATATCGGCGATATCGCTGTCCAGGGCCCGCTGGAAAAGGTCCCAGGACCCGGCTCGGTCGGAGCGGGCCAGTACCCAGGAGTGGGCGATCTGGCTCAGGGTTGAACCGTGCGAGGTGCGGGCGAGATAGTAATCCACGTTGCGGGGGATGGTATCGTAGGCAAAAGGATAACCCAGTTGCTCGAAGAGGAGTTTCAGCTCGTCGGCGGAGAAGAGATAAAAAAGCATCAGCACATCGGCCTGCTTGGAGACTTTGTAGCGATTGGGGGTGTCCTCTTCGGCCTCCAGAATACGGTCGAGGCGCTGGATGTCACCGTATTTCTTTTTGTAGCCCGTCCAGTCGAACTCCTTAAGATCGCCGTAGCCCTCAAACTGGCTGATAATTCCCCCATCGTGAAACGGCACCCGGATTTTGCGGCTGATCTCGTGCCAGAGTTCGACCTCTTCGGGTCGCAGTCCGATGCGTTCACAAAGCATGTGGCCATGAAATTTGGGGAGCATTTCAAGAACATCCAAAGCTCGACTCAATACCCAGGCCGCCATGATATTGGTATAGGCATTGTTGTCGAGCCCCCCTTCGGCTTCGGGGTCGCGATCGGGATAAGCGGTGTGATATTCGTCGGGCCCCATGACGCCCTTGATCTCATAACGGTCGAGAGCTTCGTTGTGGGTGGCGATGCTGGCCCAGAAGCGGGCGATTTCCAGCAGCATCTCGGCGCCGTAGTAATAAAGGAACTCGTGGTCGTCGGTGGCCTGGCAGTAACTCCAGATGTTGTAGGCAATGGCCGCGTTGATGTGGTGCTGGCGCTGGCTATTATCGGGCAACCAGCGGCCCGAGTGAGGATTGAGATGCAGGCGCTGGGTTTCCTCCCGGCCGGTGCTGCCGCTTTGCCAGGGATACATGGCCCCGGCATAACCCGCCTCCTGGGCCGCCCGCCGCGCCTCGGGCAGGCGCCGGTAGCGATAGCGCAACAGCGCCCGGGTCAGCACCGGCATTCGCAGGGTCAGGAAAGGGAAGATAAAGAGCTCGTCCCAGAAGATATGGCCGCGATAGGCTTCGCCGTGCCAGCCCCGGGCCGGAACCCCGACATCGCGGTCGGCGGTATGGAAGGACACCGTCTGCAATAGATGAAAAATATGGACCCGGAGCTTTAAGCCGCTCTCTCCCCTGGTCTGCTCCTCCAGCCTGATATCGCCGTCTTCCCAAAGATGTTTCCAGACCAGGGCATGGGCCGTCAGCAGATCATCGAAGCGGCCGGCCGCGCTCAGGGCGTGCCGGGCGGCCAGGCCCGGTTCGGAGATCGCCTGATCGAGCGAACAGTAGAGCGCCAGAATCTTTTCAACCACCACCCCCTCCCCTGCGGACAGCGGCATGGTAATTTCCTGGCTGATCCGGTCCCGGTCCGCCTGGTGGCGGCGCTGGGCGTCAAGTTCGGTTCCGTCCCGGTAGAGCCGGGTACGGGCGGCCTGGGCCACCTGGATCAGGGACTGGTTGGTGCGAACCCGGAGAAACATGGTGTCCGGATCGGGATGATCCAGTTCCAGGGTTTCGAGATGTTGGTTGGCCAAGTCGCGATAACGCTCCACCCCGCTGTTGGTTACGGAGCCGTCGAGAGCGCTGCGAACCGTCAGTCGTCCCGACCAGTCTTCGGCCCGCAGCTCGACCGCAAGCCCGGCCAGATGGGGGTCGGCCATGCTGACCAGCCGCCGTTCACGCCAACGCGTGGTTCGGCCCTGCCCGTCCCGGAACCGCAGGTCGCGGTGGAGCAGGCCGCTCTTCAGGTCCAGCTCCTGGCGGCAGGAAAGGATCTCGACCTGGTCGATTCGGAACCATTCTCCGTCGTCGATCCGGAAAGTCAGGGGCAGCCAGTTGGGGAGGTTGACCAGATCCTCGTTCTCCACCTCTCGTCCGGCGATCTTGGTCTTCAGGCGATTGTACCCCCCCGCCAGGTAGGTTCCCGGATAGTGAACCCCGTCGGCGGCGCTGTCGGGAGCGGCCCCCCGAGTGGCGAAATAACCGTTGCCCAAGGTGCAAAGCGCTTCGCGCAGGCCCTCCTGGTCGGGCTGATAATCCTCGTAAACAAAGCGCCAGGAATCCATGCGAGGCCTCCTTTGTTTTCAGCCGCGGCCTGGCGGCTGCCCCTGTCGGCCTGCCACCAGCGTGGTCAAAAATTCCAGAAACCGCCTGACCTCTTCGGGGTCTGCCAGGGTGCAGTCGGCGGCGGTGGGCCTGGATTCATGGTCGCGCACCGCAATGGCCAGTCCGCAGCCGGCAAGCACCCGGAAGGCATCCTCGTCGGTGATGTCGTCGCCGATATAAAGCGGCACGACGTCAGAGTGTTCAAGGTCGAGCTGCTCCAGCAGCCAGAGCACGGCCCGGCCCTTGTTCCAGGCGATTTCAGGCTGGATCTCGAACACCTTCTTACCGTGTCCCAGTTTCAGGCTCCGGTGATCGGCCAACACTCGCTCGACCGCCTCTTCAAGCCTTGGCAGATCAGCATCGGCCACCCGCCGGTAATGGACGGCAATCGAGAAGCGCTTGCGCTCGACGGCGTGGTCCTTAATGCCGGCCAGTTCCGACTGCAAGCTTTTTTCCGCGCGGTCGAGCTCGGGCAGAAACTCGGCTCCCTTCTCCAGGGTTTTGTTCCAGCCATCGGGGCCAACGATCTCAAAACCATGGCTGCCGGCATAAAAAACCGATTCGATCCCGACCAGTTGCTTAAGCATCGCAAGGTCGCGGCCGCTGACCACGGCTACCTTGCAGTGCCGGGCAAGCTCGGCCACGGCGGCTCGCATTCCTTCGCCGAGCAGGGCTTTGGTATGATCCTCCACGATCGGGGTCAGGGTTCCATCGTAATCAAGAAACACCGCCGGTTTTTTCGCCGTCAGCCGCTCCCGGATCCCTTCACGCGCCTCAGCGACCGAGGGCAGGTCCGCCAGGGTTTTGACGAACAGGGTATTGTCGCCGTCCAGGGCCAGTTCAGCCAAATCGTGGACCACCATCCGGGCCCCCGCTTTTTGCAACTCTTCGCCGTAATCGCCGCGGGCGACCCCGATCACCAGGCCGAATCCGCCCCGGGCCCCAGCCTCGACGCCGGCGATGGCGTCCTCCAGCACCGCCGCCTGTTCCGGCGCCACCCCCAGCCGGGCCGCGGCCTCGAGCAGCATCGCCGGTTCAGGCTTGCCGGGCAGGCCGAGGGCGGCCAGATCACGGCCGTCAACTTTGGTGTCGAACAGCTTGTCCACCCCGGCATTGGCCAGCACTTCGGCCGCGTTGCGGCTGGCCGAAAAGATCGCGGTCTTAAGCCCGCGGCTGCTAAGCTCATCGATCAGTCGGCGGCTGCCGGGATAGACCGTGACCCGGTTTTCGGCCAGCCAAGAACGAAAATAGCGGTCCTTGCGCTTAGCCAGTCCCCAGATGCTCTCCCGTTCCGGCGGATCACTCTCATCCCCGTAAGGGATTTCGATGCCGCGAGCCTCAAGAAAGCTCCGCACCCCGGCCTCCCGGGGCTTGCCGTCGACATAGCGGCGATAATCACGGTCGGGATCAAAGGGCGGCAACTTTTCCTCCCCGCGCTCCGCCCGTTGTCGCAGATAATCGTCGAACAGGCGCTGCCAGGCCTCCGCATGCGCCCCGGCCGTATCGGTGACCACCCCGTCCATATCGAACAGGACCGCAGCAAGGGTCGGTGAGGAAACGTTGGCCCTTACGGCCTCTTTGCGGACGGTGCCGGAGCGATCCCGGCGCTGCCCCGAATTTCGCGGCTCAGGAGGCATGGCGCAATACTCCCAGGCTGCGGGCTTCAACCTCGAATTCACCGCCGGGATCAAGTTTTTTATCCTCATCTCTCCAGCCTTCGGCCGTATCGAACACTCTGACCCAGCCCGCCGCCCACTCCGGTCCGGGAAGGGCAAAGGTCAGGGCTTCATGGTGGGCATTGAAGACAAGATAGAAGCGATCATCGCCGATCCGCTCGCCGCGGGGGCCCTTGGTGACCAGGCTCTCGCCGTTGAGAAAAACGGCGAACGATTTGGCGTAACCCTCGCCCCAGTTTTCTTCCTCCATCTCGTGCCCTTCGGGGGTGAACCAGGCGATATCCGCGACTTCGGCGCCATGGATCGGCCGGCCCTGGAACCAGCGCCGGCGATGAAAAACCGGATGTTCGCGATAGAAACTGATCAGTCGTTGACTGAAAGCAAGCAGCTCGCGGTCGGCCTGATCCCAGTTAAACCAGGAAATCTCATTGTCCTGGCAATAGGCGTTGTTGTTGCCGCCCTGGCTGCGGCCGATCTCGTCACCGCCGAGCAGCATCGGCACCCCCTGGGACAGAAACAGGGTGGCGAGGAAGTTGCGCTGCTGGCGGGCGCGCAGGGCATTGACGGCGGGATCGTCGCTGGGTCCCTCGGTCCCGCAGTTCCAGGAGTGATTGTCGTCGCTGCCGTCCCGGTTTTCCTCGCCGTTGGCCTCATTGTGCTTGTCGTTGTATGAGACGAGATCCCGGAGGGTAAAGCCGTCGTGAGCGGTGACGAAATTGATGCTGGCGTATGGGCGGCGGCCGGTGTTTTCGTAAAGATCGGAACTGCCGGTCAGGCGGCCGGCGAACTCGGCCAGGGTCCGATCCTGCCCCCGCCAATAGTCCCGCACACAATCTCGGTACTTGCCGTTCCACTCCGACCACAACGGCGGGAAATTGCCCACTTGATAACCCCCTTCGCCCAGGTCCCAGGGTTCGGCGATGAGCTTGACCTGACTGATTACCGGATCCTGCTGGATGATATCGAAAAAGGCCGAGAGACGGTCCACCTCGTGGAGTTCACGGGCCAGGGTGGCGGCAAGATCGAAGCGGAAGCCGTCAACGTGCATTTCCAGCACCCAGTAGCGAAGGCTGTCCATGATCAGCTGGAGCACGTGGGGGTGGAGCATGTTAAGGCTGTTGCCGGTTCCGGTGTAGTCCATGTAGTACCGGGGGTCTTCGGCCGTCAGGCGGTAGTAGGCGGCATTGTCGATCCCT
This window encodes:
- a CDS encoding inositol monophosphatase family protein; translation: MDRLQHSLARCRDRRLAAILDSAGRAAFAAGEVLRRKYDTPLKINHKGRIDLVTEADLASEQAVLKVLQRDHPGIAVLAEESAPVTEKTAISGPLWVIDPLDGTTNFAHAFPWFAVSIGYLEDGECRAGVIYNPVSEEFFCAAAGAGAWLNGRPIRVSRTNSLEQALLATGFPYSVVEKGDEVAKVVEVLRAMLPKAQGIRRAGAAALDLAYVACGRLDGFWEINLKPWDTAAGIALLKEAGGLATDFAGGDFSPFVPQLLASNSLLHQAIRQVINSP
- a CDS encoding dodecin family protein, whose amino-acid sequence is MGTVAKIIELSADSEKSFEDALAVGIARATKTLKNVKSVWIQDQEVMIENNAPKKYRIHLKVTFVLE
- the glgX gene encoding glycogen debranching protein GlgX → MSDLKVWPGKPYPLGATFDGEGTNFSLFSSVAERVELCLCDGQGGETRLELPEVTAYCWHGYIPGIRPGQHYGYRVHGPWEPEQGRRCNPAKLLLDPYAKAVSGQVQWKEAVYPYRFGEPESRNDHDSAPFVPCSVVIEPGFDWGDDRHPATPWHQTIIYELHVKGFTKNHPDIPPELRGTYAGLAHPAAIGYLQELGITAVELMPVHQFIHYAHLVEKQLRNYWGYSTIAFFAPHNEYGAASEPGRQVEEFKGMVKALHQAGIEVILDVVYNHTSEGNHLGPMLGLKGIDNAAYYRLTAEDPRYYMDYTGTGNSLNMLHPHVLQLIMDSLRYWVLEMHVDGFRFDLAATLARELHEVDRLSAFFDIIQQDPVISQVKLIAEPWDLGEGGYQVGNFPPLWSEWNGKYRDCVRDYWRGQDRTLAEFAGRLTGSSDLYENTGRRPYASINFVTAHDGFTLRDLVSYNDKHNEANGEENRDGSDDNHSWNCGTEGPSDDPAVNALRARQQRNFLATLFLSQGVPMLLGGDEIGRSQGGNNNAYCQDNEISWFNWDQADRELLAFSQRLISFYREHPVFHRRRWFQGRPIHGAEVADIAWFTPEGHEMEEENWGEGYAKSFAVFLNGESLVTKGPRGERIGDDRFYLVFNAHHEALTFALPGPEWAAGWVRVFDTAEGWRDEDKKLDPGGEFEVEARSLGVLRHAS